CAGAGCCTGCCCGAGTTGACAGCGTGCCAGTTGTAGAGGGCTCCATACTTGTCGCCGTAGGTCTCCCGGTCATTTTTATACCAGCTGTAGGCCCCGTTCCTGTTACCTGCCCAGGCTGTGCTGCTGGTTCCCGGACTTTCAATGGGGGAGCCATCATTGTACCTGGTGGTCCTGAGATTCTCGGCCATCCATTCCTGTCCGTCTATCATCACCGTCCTGTACCTGTTGCCGTCGGCATCGGTAACCGAACCGTCGCCGCTCCCCGTTCCCACAGCATCATCTTTCCTGCAGGCACCGGTAAATGCCAGAAATGCGAGTATGATCAAAGGCAGCCGGGTGGTAGTAATATATTTGGCAGGTATCATTTTACCGGGTGATTTGTTTGAATTATGGCCGTAAAATTATATAATTTTACAATGACTGCAATATAGCATCATTGACAGCTCTTTTTGTTAACGGGAATATTCATTTATTATTTAAATATGGGAAGATTTTCTTCAATAAATGTAAGGGGCAGGGACCAGCCCGTAAAGGTAAGGGTCGGGTCAGATTCAAAGCCTGGGATAACATCTGAAGTAATAGAAAAATGGCAGTCGCTTATTGATACTGCAGCTAAGATCACAGGGGTGCCATCCGGACTTATAATGAAGCTTAATCCCGAAACCATTGAGGTGTTCATGAAAAGTAACACCGAAGGTAATCCTTACAAAGCTGGAGATGAAGAGAGGCTGGATCTCGGACTTTATTGTGAAACCGTTATAGGGACAGGGAAGATGCTGCTGTTGCCCGATGCGCGGAAGAGCAGTGTGTGGAAGGATAATAATCCGGATATTGGCCTTAACATGATTGCCTATCTTGGATTTCCCATCAACTGGCCTGACGGCGAGGTTTTCGGCACTGTCTGCCTTCTTGATAGCAAGGAGAACAGGTTCAGCGACGACTATATAAGTCTTCTCAGACAGGTAAAACAGCATATTGAGACGGACCTGAAGCTGCTTGTCTCGGCCGGTGAGATGAAAAAAGCATATGAAGAGCTTGAAAAGCTCAGTGATATAAAAACAAGGTTCCTGTCGCTCATCTCTCATGATATAAGGGGTGGTATAGGCACTATTGAGGAGCTGCTCAAGCTCACTGTCGAGCGAATGGACGGATATGACGAAAAAAAGCTCAGAAAAATACTGGTATCGCTCAGCGAAACAGCAGGATCGGTATACCTTACCCTTGAGAACCTGCTCAACTGGTCAAAGAATGACCTGCTTTTCCTGGACCCTGATAAAAAGGTGTTCAGCCTGGTCCGGATCATTGACGATCTGCTGGTCTATTTCAGACAGGCGATAATTATCAAGAACATCGAGGTTGCAAAGGACTTTCCTTCCGGCGATGCTGTTGTCTTTGCCGATGAGAATATGGTAACGACCTCGCTGCGCAATATATTGTCAAACGCGGTTAAGTACAACCATCCTAACGGGAAAGTTATCATAAAGTTATTGAATGCCGGCGATAAGGTGCTGATAAGTATTGAGGATACCGGCATCGGTATGGATGAGGCTGCAGTTGAAAGGCTGTTTTCATATGACCCGGGAAAGGTGAGCGAAGGCACTTACGGGGAGAGCAGTTCGGGACTTGGACTTTTCCTTACAAGGGATTTTATTGAGAAGAATAATGGAACAATCAGGGTTCACAGCCGTAAAGGAGAAGGTACCACGTTTGAGATATCGCTGCCGGCCGGCTGAATACCGGACCGGAAATGTAACAACCTTTACCGAAAAAGAAATGCTGCATCCGGAAACCGAAGGTTTGAATATTGCCTGAAAAACTATGGTTCCTGAACAGAGCAATAAAATAGCTGAAGCATTAAGGAGATGGTCTCTGCTGTCGTCTGTTATTATCCTGTTTGTTGCTCTGGCTGTTGCTGCAGGCTGGATTGCAGATGTAATGCTGCTGAGAAGCCTCCACCCGGAATGGGTCTCGATGAAGTTCAACACTGCTCTCGGGTTTGTCCTGACGGGCAGCGCTCTTGTTGTGTACCATAGTGCCGGAATGAACCGCAGGCATCTGGTGGCGTCGGCCCTGGCGGGACTGGTGTTGCTGCT
This genomic interval from Marinilabiliales bacterium contains the following:
- a CDS encoding sensor histidine kinase: MGRFSSINVRGRDQPVKVRVGSDSKPGITSEVIEKWQSLIDTAAKITGVPSGLIMKLNPETIEVFMKSNTEGNPYKAGDEERLDLGLYCETVIGTGKMLLLPDARKSSVWKDNNPDIGLNMIAYLGFPINWPDGEVFGTVCLLDSKENRFSDDYISLLRQVKQHIETDLKLLVSAGEMKKAYEELEKLSDIKTRFLSLISHDIRGGIGTIEELLKLTVERMDGYDEKKLRKILVSLSETAGSVYLTLENLLNWSKNDLLFLDPDKKVFSLVRIIDDLLVYFRQAIIIKNIEVAKDFPSGDAVVFADENMVTTSLRNILSNAVKYNHPNGKVIIKLLNAGDKVLISIEDTGIGMDEAAVERLFSYDPGKVSEGTYGESSSGLGLFLTRDFIEKNNGTIRVHSRKGEGTTFEISLPAG